The Sorangiineae bacterium MSr11954 DNA segment TGACCGTCAGAATGGCCGAGAGGCCCGTCTTGGCGTGCCGGTAGCGCGCGCCCAGATCGACCACGTTGTACGAGGGGATTTCGCCGGCGCGGCCCGAGATGTCGGCCTCCACGGTGTTCGTCTCGTCGGCGAACTGGGAGCCCACGTGCGTGAAGGTCGCCTGCGCGCCCAAGCCGCTTCGCGCATGGTCCACGTCCAAGGTGGCGGTCACCAGGTGCCTCGGCGCGTAGGGGACGAAGTTGCCATCGTAGCGACCGCCGACGAAGGTCGAGCGCGATAACGTGTATTGTGCAGCCAAATCGACGTCCACCGGCAGCCGCAGCCCGCGCCCGAGCTGCATGAGGGCCGTGAGCTCCGCGCCGAGGTGGCGCGTGCGTCCGCCGTTTTTGAACTCGGCGGCGCTCCCGCTCAAGGTGTTGTTCGAAATGAGCTGATTGTCGAAGCTGGTGAGGAACCCCGAGACCTCGAGCCTCGCCCACGGGTGCGGGCGGACGCGCGCGCCGAGCTCCCAATTGGTGCTCCGCTCGGCCGACAGCCCCACGTCCTGCCCCGTGGGGGTGATCGATTGGCTGATGCGCGGCGGCGAATACCCACTATGGAGCCCGCCGAAGACGTTGAAGTGCGGTTTGCCGACGATCATGCCGATGCCGGGCATCAGCCCGGTGGCCGTGGAGCTCCCCTCGAGCGACACGTCGCGGACGGCGCCCTCTTCGTACGTCCGTTTGGAGTAGCGCCGGCTGATCGCGTGTTCCACCCGAAACCCGGGGGTGACCAGCACGTCGTCGCGAAAGGCGATGCGGTCCTCGGCGTACGCCGAGAAGCCCAGGATGTTCGTGGTGTCGTCGGTGAGCAAATCGCCGGTGTCCGCGTTGGGGGACGAGGCCGCGAAGCCGCGCCGCCGCGCGGAGTCGAACATCGCGCGCCCGCCGACGATGAATTTGTGCGCGATGGGGCCGGTGAAGAGGCGGTGTTCCAGCTTTGGCTCGACCCCCACGACATTGTAATTGCGATCGCGGATCTGCGACGTCGTACGAAAATACAGCCCCGCGCCGGGGATCCCTTGCGGCCCCAGGATCCGCTCGTAGGTGGTGCCGGAGACATTGCCGCGGTCGAAGTCCTGCTGCCGCAGGCCCATGTTCATGGTGTACGCGAACACGTGGGTGTCGAGCTTGGTGCGATCGCCGAAGCGCTGCTCGTGGCGGAGCGACGCTTCGTAGCGGCGGATGCCGAATCGATCGTGGGGCGCCACCGTGTCTTGGCGCGGATCGTTTTGGTACATCGGCTCGGTGAGGCCGACATAGGTGGTGTGCGAGAGCTCGTCGTAGGCCACGAGCTTGAGGGTCGCTTCGCCGTTCGGGCCGGTGGCGAAGACGACCTTTCCCATGACGTCGGTCACCTCGAACGGCATGTTGCGAAAGCCGTCGCCCTGCTTGCGAAAGGCTTGCACCACATAGCGCACGTCGCCGCCGGCCGCGGTGTTGCCGTAGCGGGCGAGCGCCTTGGCGAAGCCTCGCTCGCCCCACGTCCCTTCGACATTCCACTCTTCGCGGGTGGGGGGCGTCCAGGTGTGGAACTGCACCACGCCGCCCACCGTTTGCGGGCCGTAGAGCAGCACCTCGTGCCCTTTGATGACGTCGATGTTCTGAATGCGCTCGACGGGCGTAGAGTAATAGAGTTCCGGCTCGCCGTACGGGCTCACCACCACCGGCACGCCGTCTTCCTCGACGAGCACCAGCCGCCCGCGGGTGGGGCTCAATCCGCGCACCCCCAAGTTGAGGCGCAGGCCCATCGGATCTTCCTGCCGGACCACCAGCCCCGGCACCCGCCGCAACATCTCACCGGCGCTCTGGGGCTGCGCGCGCCGCAGCTCGGTCTCCGAGACGCGCGATCCGGATCCCGACGCGCGCTCCAAGTTGTCCGCCGCGTTGCCGTGCACCCGCACCTCGTCCACGGCGTGCGCCGCCGGTGCGACTTGCGCCGTCTGCGCGCTCGACGCCGTTTGCGCAGGCTGCGCCGTTTGCGCGCTCGCCGCCGTTTGCGCAGCCGGATCCGCGGCTTGCGCGCCTACGGAGCTCGACCAAGCCATGCTCGCCGCCACGCCGATTCCGGCGAGGGCGCTGCGTCTGTCAATCGCCATCGTTGTCGTTGAACTTCAACGTGGTCCCGAGCACGCTCGCCACCTCGGTGGCGAAGGTGTTCTTCATCGCGCGCACCGATTCATATGCCGCGTCGACGGGGGCCGGCTTTTCGCTCAAGGCGGTGCGGAACGGGGGAGGGATGGCCGCGACCTTGGCGCGCGCATCGCTCAAGGCGGCGAGCACGCGGTCGTCGAGGCTCGCGTTCTTGCCCCGCACCAGATCGCCGATGCCCTTTGGCTCGGCGCCGCCGGGCGCCCCATCGTAAACGGCTTGCACGCCCTCGAGGGTCGCCAGCATATCGGCCAGCGAGTTGTCGCTGCGCGGGGCCTCTTCTTGGCCCGGCTGCACCACGCCGCCGTTTCGCTTCCCGAAGGGCCGCGCGATCTTGTTGCCGGCCACCACGTCGCCCGCGTACGTCGCCGAGTTCACCAGCTGGTCGACCGCCGATTTTCCGGAGGGGAAGGTCTGGCTCCCGCTCCCCGCGTTCGTGAGCTGCGCGGCGAAGTTCTCACCCGCCGGATCCCACGACCGAAGGAGCTCCGCCGTCTTCGCCTTCAGGTTCGCGGCCGCGATGGCCACGTAAAGGCGGCGCCTCTCGGCTGCACCGGTGCCCGTGAGCTTCGCGAGGACGGCCGCATCGCCGCCGCCCGGGTTGTCGAAGAGCAGGTGCTCGAGCGCCATGAACCCTTTGAGGTTCGCCCCCAGCTTCTCGAACGAGTCGGCCGTGATGGGCTCGGATCCCGCGAGCAACTGGTCCAGCTTCTCCCCGTTGGCCGGCCATGCATCGATGACGTCGGCGATGCCCTTGCTGTCCACGGGGCCAAAGCGGAACGCGTCCGCCTTTCGCCAGGTCTTTCGCGCCGCCCGCCACGCCGCCTGCGCGCGCGCCAGCGAATCGGCGCTTGGAGCGCTCCGCAGCGCCTCGGCCGCATCGCGCAAGGTGCCGGCCTCGGTGTCGAGCGTACGGTACGTGGGCAGGATCACGTCGTTCGTCAGGGCCTGGAGCACCGGCTTGGCGTCCACCGACGATGCACCCGAGCTCGAGCTGCTGCATCCGGCAATCCAGGAGGTGGTGCCGAAGGCGCCGGCGAGCGACAAGCCGAGGATCAAGGCGAGGGTCGGAGAAAACCGTCTTTTCATGACAAGATGCTCTTTACAGCGATTCGAGGAACTTGATGAGGGCTTCTCGCTCGTCTTTCGACATGGCACGAAATGCCTCGCGCGAGGCGCTGGCTTCCCCGCCGTGCCAAAGAATGGCCTCGGCAAAGCCCCGGGCGCGCCCATCGTGCAGCAGGAACTGGTGCTTGCTCACCGTCTTCATCAGACCGACGCCCCAGAGGGGAGGGGTGCGCCACTCGGTGCCGGTGGCCTCGAAGTCGGGCCGGCCATCGGCGAGATCGGGCCCCATATCGTGCAAGAGCAGATCGGTGAAGGGGCGAATGGTCTGATGGGAGAGGGCCGGATAGCCCTCCAGGTTCCCCGTTTGAAGCTTGGGCACATGGCACGAGGTGCACTTGGCCGCCGCAAACGCCTCCTCCCCACGAAGGACCGCCGGATCCGTCCAGCTTCGCCGCGCCGGAACGGCGACGGTCATGCCGTAGCGGGTGACGGCCGTGAGCTTGGCGTCGGTGAGCTCGGGCTGGTTGGGCGTGCCGCCCGAGGGCGCCGCCCGGCAAGCCGTTTGCGAAGGCGGACAATTTTCCGTTCGGAACAGCGACGTGGTGATGCCGATATCGCCTTGGAACGCGCCCGCCGATTGCTGCTCCACCGTGGGCTGGTTCGCCTTCCAACCAAAGCGCCCCAGGGTGGCTTTCCCCGCCCGCAGGTTCCAGACCCGGTTGGGCCGGCCCGAGATTCCATCGCCGTCGCGATCCTGTTCGTCGGCGAGCCCGAGGAGCGTCTCCTCGGAGATGGCCTCCAAGAGCCCGAGCCCGATCATCGGCGGCGCCACGCGCGGTGACATCATGGTGCCCGGCGCGAGCGGGCCAAAGGCGAGATCCGTGAGCTCGTACGTGGGGCGGCGCAAGCTGTACGCTTCGCCATCGACATACGTCCCCGGTGCTTCGTCGTAGCGAACGCGCGACGTGCCCTCGCCCGGCACCCCCAGGATGCCGCGGTGATTGAACTGCCCGCCGTAGTTCGGCTCCTCGAGCGGCGCGCCCTGAGCGTCCTTGCCCGGTACGCTCAGGCGGATCAAAAGGCCGACGAACTCCTCCTTGCCGGCCGGAGGTTTTCCGCGGCCGTCCTTGAAGTGGCACGAGGAGCAGGAGATGGCGTTGAAGGTCGGCCCCAGCCCGTCGTTGCCCGAGGTGGAGGCGGGGGCGGTCACCCAATTGCGTCCGAAAAAGTGGTCGCCTTCCGCGAACACCTCGCGCCCCTCGCTATCCAAATTGCGCGCCGCGAACGTGTACGCATTGGGCGTATCGTCGAAGATGGTCGTCCCGCCGCCGAGGAGCTCGACCCCGGCCTCCACCCCCGGCGGCTGCGGACCGGACGAGTCGGACGAACCACACGCCCACCCCGCCGCCACGGCCGAGAGGACGCCAAGACCTACGAATGCGCGCACCAACTCGGCCATCGACCTACTCACTCTACCGTCGTTCGTCCCACCCGGGGAGGCTCAAAACCGCGAGCTCCCAAAGAGCATTACTCCAAGTTAATCTTGAGCCCGAGCGCCTCGGCCACCTTGACCACCGACGCCGTGAGATCCTTCAGCGCATCGACGGCGGCCTTGATCTTGGGGCGCTGGTCGTCGTTCAGGATCGCCTGGTCGAAGGGGGCTGGAATGGCCGCCACCGCGGCCTTGGCGGCGGCGAGCTTTTGCTTCACCTCCGCATCGAGGGCGGGGTTCTTCGCCTTGACGAGATCCTCGATCCCGGGCCCATCGAAGTGGCCAACCTGCGGGAACTTCGTGTCGTAACGGCCAAGGTACGCATTTTCGAGCGACAGCATATTTGCGACCAAGTCCTGGTTGGTCGTGTCGCTGAAGCAGGAGTGCTCCTCCTCTTGATCCTTGTTGTTGTAGGCCGTGTTCATGCGCTCGTTGGCAAGCTCGGCCCCGCCCAAGCTGCCAATCCCCTTGATGATCTTGGTGAGCGACTCATCGGCCGGTGCGGCCACGAACTTGGAGCCGTAGCTGTCGGGCTTCGACAGGTCCCACTGCGCGGCGACCGACTCGATGTCCTCGACCAAGAGCTCGGTCACCGCCGACAGGTACGCGCGGCGCCGGTCTTGATTCTTGTGCGTGCCTTCCGCGCCCGTGACGTAATCGGTATAGGGGCGCGCGCCCGGGCCGGTGGTGCTCAGGTCTTGCCCCCAGAGCAAAAATTCGATGGCGTGCCACCCGGTGGAGACGCTCGTCTCTTCTGCGCCGGGTTGGTTCTTCTCGGCGAGGAACGCCTTGGTGATCGGCGCCGTATCGTTGACGATTCCGTTCTCGAGGATCGTGTCCTTGTCGCCTTCTTTGCCCACGACATAGTCGATGTACGCTTCGTCCAGCGGCCAGCTGTTGATGCGCCCTTCGAGGCCGCCCTCGCCGTCGATCGGCCCACCGTAAAACCGATACACCTCGGTCTGCCCGTAGCTCAGACGCGCTCGGGTCCACGACACGCGCGCCGCGACGAGCGTGGATTGCGAGGGCGTCGCCACGAAGTCGGCGACCGCCTTCTTCAACACGCGCGCCTCCGCGAGCGACTCCGCATAGTTCGCCGCCACGAGCTGCGCGTAAGCCTTGGTGACCTCTTTCGCGTCGACCCCCGGCGGCGGATTCGATCCCTTGTCGTCATCACTGCACGCGAGGAGCGACGCTGCCACCGCGAAGCCAATCGACCAAAGACGCTTCTTCATGAGCGCGTTGTAACGCAAGTGATAATCACTCTCAAGAGGCCGCTGGACAAACTCATCCGTTTCGACGAGCTTTCGCCCGCCGAGAGAACCTCTCCCTTCCTCCTCCTCCCGTATTTCCCGCATTGCGGGGGATCGAGGGCGGCTCCGATGCGAACGAGCTGGGGTCAGCTCGTACGGAATTGGTAGATGGTTCGACTTTCGAGCGGCGCGCCCGGTCGCAGGACGCACGAGGGGAAGTTCGGGCGGTTCGGTGTATCGGGAAACTTCTGCGTCTCCAGGCAGACGCCATCGGATTGTCGGTACGTCGATCCGCTGTGGCCCACGTGGGCGCCGGTGAGAACGTTGCCGGTGTGAAGTTGCACCCCCGGTTCGGTCGTGTAGGTGTCCATGACGATGCCGGTCTTCGGGCTGCGAAGGCGGGCCGCATGCACCGGTTGTTCGGCCGCAGCACCGGACGGCTTGTTCAACACATAGTTGTGATCGTAGCCTTTTCCGCGCACGAGCTGCTCGTGGCCCTGCCGGATGCGTGCGCCGATGGGCGTTGCGATTCGGAAATCGAAGGGGGTGCCCGTTACGTCGTGGATCTCGCCCGTGGGGAGCAAGTCGTGGCCGACGGGCGTAAACGAATCGGCGAAGATGACGAGCTCGTGATCGAAAATATTGCCCGAGCCTTCGCCCGACAGGTTGAAGTACGCGTGGTTGGTGAGATTGAGCACGGTGGGCTCGTCGGTGGTGGCGAAATAATCGATGCAAAGCTCGCTCGCGGGGGTCACCGTGTACATGACGCGGACGGTGACCGTTCCGGGGAAGCCCTCTTCTCCCTTCGGGCTTCGGTGCTCGAGCACCACGCGCGATCCCTCGGGGCCATGACCGAGCTCCACCTCGCGCCACGTCCATCGGTCGAAGCCTCGGTTGCCGCCGTGGATCGTGTTTTTTCCCTCGTTGACCGTCAGATGGTATTCGCGTCCGTCGAGCTCGAAGCGCGCGCCGCCAATTCGATTCCCATAACGGCCCATGATGGCGCCCAAGCGGGGGTGCGGCGCGAGGTAATCCGCCAACTTCGGAAAGCCCAGGACCACGCTGCGCGGGACACCCTCGCCGTCGGGCACCACGACTTGGTTGATGCTCGCGCCATAGCCCATGATCGCGACCGCCATGCCGGCCGCGTTCGATAAATGGTACCGATACACCGTTTCGCCGTCCCGGCCCGTGCCGAACGATTCGCGCGCCGGCGGTTGGATCGCGCTGCCTTGCCCCTGGCTCTCTCGTGTCATCGATATCTCCTGGTTCGTCGGTTCACACGGTTCACGCGGTTCACCGGTTCGTCGTCACGTCATCGACGGGACGCAATCTCGTGGGTCCACCGCTCGACGAATGCTTTTCGCCCTTCGCAGGCCGCCTTCACGTCGATGGGCCGGGCAACGATGCCCGAAGTGTCCTTCTCGCCGTCTCGAACCAAAATGATCTTCCGATAGCGACGGTAAATGGGTATTGCCGCGCTCGACGTCATCCACTCCAAGACCCGCCGCCCCGCCGCCTTCTCCTTCGAGCCGCGCATCGATGCGAAGACTTCGGGCTCGAATCCCGCCCCGTCCGTGGGGATGACCAGCGACATCGGGTCACCTCGATCCATGGACTTCACCACGGCGATCGCCACCGAGAGGGCCACGGACGACGTGCCCTTCGCCACCGTCTCCACGGGAAGCCAGGCCGACGGTGGGTAGTGCGACACCTGTCGATCGAGCGCCCGCAAGAACGCCCAACCGGCCTCCGATCCCATCCCTTGGAGGATGGCGGTCGCCACCAGGTAACCTGCCCCGGACACCCGCGGATCGGGCATCACGATTTCCCCGCGCAGCTCCTCGCGCAAGAGAGCGGACCAGGTGTTTGGCGCCGCGCCCGCGCCGAGCTGCGAAAGGCGGGGGCCGTTGACTCCGAAGGCGGTGACGAACCCCGTGGGGGAAAACCATCGCCCCTCCGGGTCGCGGCACCCCGCGGGCAAGGCATCGCTCTCGGCGATGGCGCCCGGCTCGAGCAGCTCCAAGATCTTCGGCTCGAGCATGGCCGTGGCGGCCCAGCCCAAAACGATGTCGTTCTTGGGGTCGCCCGCTTCTTCGAGGAGACGAAGGTTCAAGGTGGCGGTGGCCATGCGCTCGATTTCGACTCGGATGCCGGGCAGATCGCGCGCCATTCCGGCCAGATAATCGGCTAGCTCGTACTCCTCGAATGCGCTGTAGGCGCGCACCGTCGCCTCGCTCCCGTCGCCGGTCACGAGGCCCTTCAGGTGTTTGCTCTCCGCCATGGTGTTCGCCTAGCCCTTTCGTGCGTCGAAGAACCGGCTGCATACGGCGTCGAGCTTACGAACCAAGCTCGGATCGTACGCTTCGGGGGCGGTCATGACGGCGCCCTCCAAAGCCGTGTGGCAGCCGCGCTCGCAGAGCGTCCGGTGCTCGCCGAGCCGCGGCACCACGTCGCGGATCAAGCTCCGGGCGCGGGTGACGTTCTCCGTCATCACCTCCGCGACCCGTTGCGCCGTCACCGCCTCGTGGCCCACGTGCCAACAATCGTAGTCGGTCACCATGGCGATGGTGACGAAGCACATTTCGGCTTCGCGCGCGAGCTTCGCTTCCGGCATGGCCGTCATACCGATGATGGAGGCACCCCAGGATCGATACAGCTCCGACTCCGCCCGGGTCGAGAATTGCGGACCCTCCATCACGACGTACGTTCCGCCGCGATGGTTCGGGATGGAGAGCTTGCGCGCCGACTCCGTGACGAGATCGCCCAGCCGGCCACAGACCGGATCCGCCATGGAGACGTGCGCCGTAAAGCCCGGGCCGAAGAACGTCTTCGTTCGAGCGAACGTGCGATCGATGTACTGGTCAATCACGGTGAACGTCCCCGGTGGGAGCTCTTCGCGAAGGCTGCCCACCGCCGTAAAGGACAGGATCTGCGTGCAACCCGCGCGCTTCAGCACGTCGATGTTCGCGCGAACGTTCAAATCCGTGGGGGGAACGCGGTGACCTCGACCATGGCGCGGAAGGAACGCAACCTCTTGCCCGCCGAGACGGCCGCAGAGCAGCGCGTCCGACGGGGCGCCGAACGGAGAATCGATCTGCTCCCAATGCGCATCGGTGAGCTCGTCCATCTGGTAAAGACCGCTTCCACCGATGATTCCAACCCGCGCTGCCGTCATTGTGCCGTCCTCTCCGTGGTTCTTCACGGTGTAAGTTTTCCGTTGGTCGGATTCGCCTCGTCCATGTGCCGACGAAGCTCCGACCAAAGCGCCGTATCCCGAAAATCCTCGATCGTGTGCGACGCGCCCGCCTTGCGCAGCGCCTCCTCGGACAACGAGGAGCGCACGCCAACCGTATAAATCCCCGCTCCGGACGCCGAGCGCACCCCCGACAGCGAGTCCTCGAACGCGATGGCCGCATGCGCTTTGCCTGCGAGCCTCTCGAGGCCCGTGAGGTACGGCATCGGATGAGGCTTGCCGTGCGTGAGCTCCTCACCGAATACGATCGTCTCGAAGCGCTCGCCGAGTCGGAGCGCGCCGAGCATCAACATGGCATTCTCGCGCGGGGCGTTGGTGACCACGCCGCAACGCAACTTTCGATCCTTGGCCCAATCGAGCAGATCGAGCAGACCCACCTTGGGCTCCAAGTCGCGCACCAGATTGCGGAACAAGCTCTCTTTGCGCTCGGCCAGCGCCGTGTACACGGTTTGCTCCGGAAACAGCATGGAAAAGATCTCGAGGTGACCGAACCCCATGATGCGCGTCTTGTAAAACTCGAAATCGATGGCCGGCTTGTCGTATTCCTTCAACAAGGTCGAAAAGGCTTCGAAGTGAAGAGGGTCCGTATCGACCAACGTACCATCGAGGTCGAAGAGCAACGTGAGCGGCATGAAATCTCCCGATTCGTGAGGACGGCTGAGGGCCTTGTTCGAAGTCGTTCGAAGACCTATTTGCGACGCGTGGTGGCGAGGAGCACGGCCATCAAAAGAGGAAATGCCGTGAGCGCGCCGACGGCATTCACGAGCCCGATTCGTTCGCTCAAGAGACCGAGCGCCATCGGGGCGGTGAGCAACGCGACCCCCACCGCCTGCGCGCAGCCCGCGCTCACGGAAGCGGCTTGGTCCGGTGCGGCGCGCAGGGCGACCCCTAGGATCAGAGGATAGAAATTCCCAAGGCAGAAGCCGGCGACCACCAACGCGATCGCCGCCGCCGCCATCGCGGGAACGGCCCAAAGCAGAAGCACGGCCCCGCCGCCGGCGGCAATGGAAATAGCGAGCAAGGGCGCGCTCGAAAGGTGCCGCAAAAGACGGCTATTGAAGGTTCGCCCGACGATCGTGCCGCCGAAAAAGAGGCTCATCATGGTTACCGCCGATGCGGGCGCCATGGACAGCTGCTGCTCGAGGAACTGCGCACCCCAGAACGCCGTGCCCCATTCGGTCGAAATACCGAGAAGGACCAGCGCCCAGCACACGTAGACGGTGGCCGGCAGCGGGCCGCCCTGCGCTCGAGCCTCCGCGACCTCGTGTCCACCGCCCCGCCCGACCGCGCCACGAAAGCCGAGCGCGAGGATCGCCAAACCAACGAGCGGCACCACCAGCGCCCAGCGCCAGTCGAGTCCCACTTGGGGCGTCCGGCCGATGATGAGCGGACACAGAAAGACGCCGACCGCGGCCACGATGTAGGCTTCCGTCACCGCAACATCGCGGCGCTCGCCATGGTGCACGGCCAAGTCAGCCTGAATGGTCGTTTGCGCCACGCCCCCGGTGAGGCCTACGAGAAAGGCGTTCGCGAGCGTGGTGACGACATTCGCGCCGGCTGCGAAGAGCAGCACCGCGACGGCCACGGATGCGATGCTCGCCCATGCGAGCACCAAACGATCCACCCGATGCAACAACCAGCGGCTCGGAAACCCCGAAAGAAAGATGCCCACGGCGTAAACGCTGAAATGCCAGCTTACGGCTTTGGTGTTCAGCGCCAGCTCGTCGCGCAGGAACGGCATGACCGACGGAAGAACACCTTGCGAGAACCCGAAGAGCGCGAGCAGCAGGTACATCAACCATGTACGCGCATCGCGAACGAAGGCCGTCGGCATGCCCTCCGCGACGGAGCCGGCCAGCGGTTGTGTTTGCATCTGACTCATGGACACCTACCCGGTAAACGATCTGGAAGGTTTCGGCTGCCGTGCATATTGTGCGCTCCACGGTGCGCGATCCCAATCGCGCGCACCCGTGAGCCGCTCACGAAGCTCGGAGAGGGCAGCAGGCATTCCTTCGCGCCCGAACAGGAAGCCCTCGCTACGGTAGCGCGCGTAGAGTTCATCTCGTTCTTTAAGAGCACGATCGATGGCGGGAAGATAGTTCCAACGAACGAAGGGATAGAGCGAGTGGGCCAGGTGGTACTGATCCGAAAGGGGATACACCAGCTGACGGATCACCCAGCCACCAACGCCCGGAAAATCGATGGGCCGGCAGTTCGTGCACTCCATCGTTCGGCGGTCCGCACCCGGATCGGACGCAACGAACCAGCGATGTTCACTCAACAACGAAAGCCACGTGTAGAGCGGATACGAGACGAACAACGGAACGACGTAGCCGAGAACGAGCCCCTTCCAGCCCGCCAGCGCGATGAACCCTCCAACGAAGCCGGCCACCGTCGCGATCCTGAGAAAGAGTGTCCCGATATTCCGATTGTAGAGCGTGCTGTGTTGCGCCATCGTTCGCAATCCCACCCAGAATCCGAGCGGGGTCAGCGGATACAATAAATTGAAGTAGAACCGTCCTTCCGAGATGTTGGGGACCATACCACCGGCGATTATCCGCATCAGATTGGGGTCCTTGATTGGCTGATTCGGATTCTTGTGGTGCTCCTTCACGTGCGTGACGAACCGGGCGTGCATGTCCCGTTTGAATGTCGGAAACTGAAAGAAGATGTCCGACAAAAACCATTGCCAATCGCGGGAGCGACAAAGAGCGCCATGGACGGCATTGTGCCCAATTTCCTGCAGTGCTCGAAACCGACCACCGACGAACACGACGAGAAGCACATAGCCAATCACGTGATCCCAGGCCGTCGCCAAGAGCGTGGCGCTGTAGATGTCAAACCAACACCAGGCGAACGGCAACACACAGAAGTAGCCGTCGAAGCGCCCATAATACGAAATGCGCTCGGAGGACTTCTCGTCGTCCGTGAGGCGGAGAAATCGCAAAATCCTCCCTTCGTTCTTGACGTAGTGGAGGTCGAATACCAATCGAAGCGCAACCGCTACGGCGGCCATCAACGCGCCCAAGAGTGCACTGCGGCCCATCGTTTCTTCTCCCGTTCTTTGTCGTGGCCGGCGTCGAAGCTTTACGTGACGATGTGGCCCCGAGCGAAGGACGCGTGCTCGCAGTCCTCTCCGCAGTTTGCATCATCACGCTGCCTGAGACCTATAAAAGCAACGATCGCCCGCGTCCAGGGTATTCAACGTGGCCGGCTTCTATTCCGCGGGGCGGTTAAAAAATTTAGGCGCAAGTTGTCGATTTCATGGATGTCTAAATTTGGACATCATCGAACTTCGATGACCGCGGACGCTCTCGACCGTCGACTACTTGATTGGATGGATGTTGATTTGATGTCGACTCGATGTCGACTCGCCAGGCAAACCAGACAAGGACAAGTCGGCCAAGTCCCACGAAGCAAGCAGGCCAGACAAAAAGCCAGACAAAAGCGAGACAAAAGATGGACGTTGGTTCGGTGTTGATGTCCAAATTTGGCCAGTCGTCCTTTTAAAAGGTGTCCAGGGTCGGCTAATCTCAAATTAAGTTGCGTAACTTTCTTCGGGGAATAACTTCTCGGCGAAAACCGATGTAGTCCGTAGGGGTGTAGGTCGGTGCACGCGCGTGACGAATCTGTTTTGTTCTTGTACGCGCACCAAGAACATTTCTTCCATTGACCGTTTGTACCTCATTTTGAGGTTCAGCTAAACATCGTCGCTTGACTTCAAACATACGAAGACCATAGATAAGCTGCTGCTTGCGACTTTCCAAGTCGTTAATCGATTGGTTCCGGCAAGGCGGGCTTTTCGACACGCTCATCCCAAGAAAGCTCGAGCTCGAGAAATTCGGGCCCGAGCAGGGAATGCATGTTCGGGAGAGTCCGTTCGACGTGGGAACCCCGACACGGAAATCCAGGCTGCCGCGGCCTGTCCTGTATTCGAGGTCAAGCTTCCTCCCAAATAAAAAGGGCAACTCATGACGATACTTCGAGTAGGTTTCATCGGAGCCGGCGAGCAGGGAATCAACAATCTCTTGCCGGCCATGTTGCAGGTGTCTGGGGCACGGGTGGCCGCCATTTGTGACCAAGATGCGTCACGTGGAGAGATCGCCGCAGCGCGCGCGGGCGGGGTTCCGTATTACGAAGATCCCAAGAAGATGATCGAGTCCGGCAAGTTGGACGCGGTGGTGATGGCCGCGCCGCCGAACGTTCATCGGGACATCGGGCACTTCGCCATCGAGCACGGCCTTCACACGTTCGTCGAGAAGCCGCCGTGCATGACCACGCGTGAGCTCCTCGATCTCATCGCTGCGTCACGTAAGCACGGTGTTACGACCGGGGTCGGTCTCAACTACCGATTTGCCTCGGCCGTGCAACGTTTTCATGAAGTCTCGAAAAATCCGTTGTTCGGCGAGCTGGTGCACCTCGGCATCATGCACGCCGCGAA contains these protein-coding regions:
- a CDS encoding MFS transporter; amino-acid sequence: MSQMQTQPLAGSVAEGMPTAFVRDARTWLMYLLLALFGFSQGVLPSVMPFLRDELALNTKAVSWHFSVYAVGIFLSGFPSRWLLHRVDRLVLAWASIASVAVAVLLFAAGANVVTTLANAFLVGLTGGVAQTTIQADLAVHHGERRDVAVTEAYIVAAVGVFLCPLIIGRTPQVGLDWRWALVVPLVGLAILALGFRGAVGRGGGHEVAEARAQGGPLPATVYVCWALVLLGISTEWGTAFWGAQFLEQQLSMAPASAVTMMSLFFGGTIVGRTFNSRLLRHLSSAPLLAISIAAGGGAVLLLWAVPAMAAAAIALVVAGFCLGNFYPLILGVALRAAPDQAASVSAGCAQAVGVALLTAPMALGLLSERIGLVNAVGALTAFPLLMAVLLATTRRK
- a CDS encoding ABC transporter substrate-binding protein: MAESKHLKGLVTGDGSEATVRAYSAFEEYELADYLAGMARDLPGIRVEIERMATATLNLRLLEEAGDPKNDIVLGWAATAMLEPKILELLEPGAIAESDALPAGCRDPEGRWFSPTGFVTAFGVNGPRLSQLGAGAAPNTWSALLREELRGEIVMPDPRVSGAGYLVATAILQGMGSEAGWAFLRALDRQVSHYPPSAWLPVETVAKGTSSVALSVAIAVVKSMDRGDPMSLVIPTDGAGFEPEVFASMRGSKEKAAGRRVLEWMTSSAAIPIYRRYRKIILVRDGEKDTSGIVARPIDVKAACEGRKAFVERWTHEIASRR
- a CDS encoding fatty acid desaturase, with the translated sequence MGRSALLGALMAAVAVALRLVFDLHYVKNEGRILRFLRLTDDEKSSERISYYGRFDGYFCVLPFAWCWFDIYSATLLATAWDHVIGYVLLVVFVGGRFRALQEIGHNAVHGALCRSRDWQWFLSDIFFQFPTFKRDMHARFVTHVKEHHKNPNQPIKDPNLMRIIAGGMVPNISEGRFYFNLLYPLTPLGFWVGLRTMAQHSTLYNRNIGTLFLRIATVAGFVGGFIALAGWKGLVLGYVVPLFVSYPLYTWLSLLSEHRWFVASDPGADRRTMECTNCRPIDFPGVGGWVIRQLVYPLSDQYHLAHSLYPFVRWNYLPAIDRALKERDELYARYRSEGFLFGREGMPAALSELRERLTGARDWDRAPWSAQYARQPKPSRSFTG
- a CDS encoding galactose mutarotase; protein product: MTRESQGQGSAIQPPARESFGTGRDGETVYRYHLSNAAGMAVAIMGYGASINQVVVPDGEGVPRSVVLGFPKLADYLAPHPRLGAIMGRYGNRIGGARFELDGREYHLTVNEGKNTIHGGNRGFDRWTWREVELGHGPEGSRVVLEHRSPKGEEGFPGTVTVRVMYTVTPASELCIDYFATTDEPTVLNLTNHAYFNLSGEGSGNIFDHELVIFADSFTPVGHDLLPTGEIHDVTGTPFDFRIATPIGARIRQGHEQLVRGKGYDHNYVLNKPSGAAAEQPVHAARLRSPKTGIVMDTYTTEPGVQLHTGNVLTGAHVGHSGSTYRQSDGVCLETQKFPDTPNRPNFPSCVLRPGAPLESRTIYQFRTS
- a CDS encoding S-methyl-5'-thioadenosine phosphorylase, producing the protein MTAARVGIIGGSGLYQMDELTDAHWEQIDSPFGAPSDALLCGRLGGQEVAFLPRHGRGHRVPPTDLNVRANIDVLKRAGCTQILSFTAVGSLREELPPGTFTVIDQYIDRTFARTKTFFGPGFTAHVSMADPVCGRLGDLVTESARKLSIPNHRGGTYVVMEGPQFSTRAESELYRSWGASIIGMTAMPEAKLAREAEMCFVTIAMVTDYDCWHVGHEAVTAQRVAEVMTENVTRARSLIRDVVPRLGEHRTLCERGCHTALEGAVMTAPEAYDPSLVRKLDAVCSRFFDARKG
- a CDS encoding HAD-IA family hydrolase: MPLTLLFDLDGTLVDTDPLHFEAFSTLLKEYDKPAIDFEFYKTRIMGFGHLEIFSMLFPEQTVYTALAERKESLFRNLVRDLEPKVGLLDLLDWAKDRKLRCGVVTNAPRENAMLMLGALRLGERFETIVFGEELTHGKPHPMPYLTGLERLAGKAHAAIAFEDSLSGVRSASGAGIYTVGVRSSLSEEALRKAGASHTIEDFRDTALWSELRRHMDEANPTNGKLTP